From the genome of Bifidobacterium asteroides, one region includes:
- a CDS encoding MFS transporter — translation MDSHKTESSEQALKAYDGEINVKSFNLARWVIGYLAFWIIMSIGFAMVSQVLLPQRIKDMGASNPTAVLGTMTSIGSIVALVANIVVGALSDLTKSRFGRRSPWLFWGAWFTLAFYLLMGNIGIITGLVITLWLSKLSFNMMNSPIYSTVSDRVPKRYRGTISSAIGFGNTLGLAIGAWAGARFIESVRLGFTIAAICMFISAMLFLIIIPKEPSNKQEETVNTGQSAWKHIVYSFTPPMHAPDFWKAFCCRTLLLLAIQMLSGYWLYICQDYIGLPKASAAKVVSTIAIFQMVASIVAMFVGPLSDRIHRRKPMVVLSAMLAIIGFVFPLALHNITGIYIASVFVALGQGIFMAIDQALNVDVLPSKENAGKDLGFINAATTAGQSAGMALTSIIVSTTGTYTYIFPIAIVMSILSVLFVLSIRSVK, via the coding sequence ATGGATTCACACAAGACAGAGTCATCGGAGCAGGCCCTTAAAGCCTATGATGGCGAAATCAACGTCAAGAGTTTCAACCTGGCCCGCTGGGTCATCGGCTACCTGGCCTTCTGGATCATCATGTCCATTGGCTTCGCCATGGTCAGCCAGGTTCTGCTCCCGCAGCGCATCAAGGACATGGGAGCCTCAAACCCTACTGCCGTTCTAGGAACGATGACCTCAATCGGCTCCATCGTGGCTCTGGTGGCCAACATCGTCGTCGGCGCCCTGTCCGACTTGACCAAGTCCAGGTTCGGACGCCGTTCGCCCTGGCTCTTCTGGGGGGCCTGGTTCACCCTGGCCTTCTACCTGCTGATGGGCAATATCGGCATCATCACCGGCCTGGTGATCACGCTCTGGCTGTCCAAGCTCAGCTTCAACATGATGAACTCCCCCATCTACTCAACCGTTTCCGACAGGGTCCCCAAACGGTATCGGGGAACGATCTCATCCGCCATCGGCTTCGGCAACACCCTAGGCCTGGCCATCGGCGCCTGGGCAGGAGCCAGATTCATCGAGAGCGTGCGGCTGGGCTTCACCATCGCCGCCATCTGCATGTTCATCTCAGCCATGCTTTTCCTGATCATCATCCCCAAGGAACCCAGCAACAAGCAGGAAGAGACCGTTAACACCGGGCAGAGCGCCTGGAAACACATCGTCTACTCCTTCACCCCGCCCATGCACGCTCCTGATTTCTGGAAAGCCTTCTGCTGCCGGACCCTGCTCCTCCTGGCTATCCAGATGCTCTCAGGCTACTGGCTCTATATTTGTCAGGACTACATCGGTTTGCCCAAGGCATCAGCCGCTAAGGTCGTTTCCACCATCGCCATCTTCCAGATGGTGGCTTCCATCGTAGCCATGTTTGTCGGGCCCTTATCCGACCGCATCCACCGCCGCAAGCCCATGGTGGTTTTGTCGGCCATGCTGGCAATCATCGGATTCGTGTTCCCCCTGGCCTTGCACAACATCACCGGCATCTACATCGCCTCCGTCTTCGTGGCACTGGGACAGGGGATCTTCATGGCCATCGACCAGGCCCTGAATGTGGATGTCCTGCCCAGCAAGGAGAACGCCGGAAAGGATCTGGGCTTCATCAACGCGGCGACGACAGCTGGCCAGTCCGCCGGCATGGCCTTGACGTCCATCATTGTGTCGACGACAGGGACCTATACGTATATCTTCCCGATCGCCATCGTGATGTCCATCCTCTCCGTTCTCTTCGTACTCTCGATCCGCTCGGTCAAGTGA
- a CDS encoding LacI family DNA-binding transcriptional regulator, whose protein sequence is MTLTQVAQSAGVSLSTASRVFSRPGRVALKTRNHVVETAKRLGYNQQIVDAPAVSRLQGFLAAVVTDLENIVSARIARGIEASCHLHKFGLFVLDTQESVAQEAGTIRGALGHVDGLILGSSRLSDAQIRHFAAYKPIVALNRVVPGIASIWVDESASIDQAVRSLRMNGCRSLSYMQGPENSWQNVVRLRAAAKSARGQGLEFKVLPCAYPCDENRAGVYDSFMTRPTDAVLAFNDDIAISFIRFLHERGIAVPGKVSVVGIDDNPIGRFMAPSLTTIQIPHAEMGYQAAQMLINEILHLADHCSTASSVSTVLIERASTSRAPSHIKA, encoded by the coding sequence GTGACCTTGACACAGGTTGCCCAGTCGGCAGGCGTTTCCCTGTCAACCGCATCCAGGGTCTTCTCCCGGCCTGGCAGGGTTGCGCTGAAGACCAGAAACCATGTGGTGGAAACAGCAAAACGGCTGGGCTACAATCAGCAGATTGTGGATGCCCCGGCTGTCAGCCGCCTCCAGGGGTTCTTGGCTGCGGTGGTGACTGATCTGGAGAACATCGTCTCGGCCAGGATTGCCAGGGGAATAGAGGCATCCTGCCATTTGCACAAGTTCGGTCTGTTTGTACTAGATACACAGGAAAGCGTAGCGCAGGAAGCCGGTACCATCAGAGGCGCTCTCGGCCATGTAGATGGACTCATCCTTGGTTCCTCCAGGCTTTCGGATGCCCAGATCCGCCACTTCGCGGCCTATAAGCCAATTGTCGCGCTCAACAGAGTGGTGCCGGGGATCGCTTCGATCTGGGTGGACGAGTCGGCCAGCATCGATCAGGCGGTAAGAAGCCTGCGAATGAATGGATGCCGTTCCTTATCCTATATGCAGGGCCCTGAGAACTCCTGGCAGAATGTCGTCAGGCTGCGTGCCGCTGCTAAATCCGCCCGAGGGCAAGGCCTTGAATTTAAAGTGCTTCCATGCGCATACCCCTGTGACGAAAACAGAGCCGGAGTTTATGATTCGTTCATGACACGCCCGACGGATGCCGTACTGGCTTTCAATGACGACATCGCCATTAGTTTTATACGGTTTCTGCATGAACGCGGAATTGCGGTGCCTGGCAAGGTTTCGGTGGTGGGCATTGACGATAATCCGATCGGTCGGTTCATGGCACCATCCCTGACCACCATTCAGATCCCTCATGCCGAAATGGGCTATCAGGCTGCCCAAATGCTCATCAACGAGATTCTTCACCTTGCAGATCATTGCTCGACGGCAAGCAGCGTCTCCACCGTATTGATAGAACGGGCGAGCACAAGCAGGGCCCCCAGCCATATCAAGGCCTAG